A part of Candidatus Moraniibacteriota bacterium genomic DNA contains:
- a CDS encoding MGMT family protein, whose amino-acid sequence MTQTFANRVRAVVSQIPKGKTMTYKEVAERAGSPRAFRAVGNILNKNFDPNIPCHRVVRSDGTTGGYNRGAERKLELLQEERNL is encoded by the coding sequence ATGACTCAAACTTTTGCCAATCGCGTGCGTGCGGTTGTGTCACAGATTCCAAAAGGGAAGACGATGACGTACAAAGAAGTGGCGGAGCGAGCGGGGAGTCCGCGCGCGTTTCGCGCGGTCGGCAACATTCTCAACAAGAACTTCGACCCGAATATTCCGTGCCACCGCGTCGTCCGAAGCGACGGCACGACCGGCGGCTACAATCGCGGCGCGGAGAGGAAGCTGGAGCTACTTCAAGAGGAAAGAAACTTATGA